In the genome of Archaeoglobus neptunius, the window GCGATATTATGGCAGTAAAAATCTCAACTCGTTTAACTTCACGCTCTACTGTGCTGACAGGCTTGGAGAGCACTTCAGAACGAACTTCCACATTGTGGCGAGATCTCCTTTCGGCAAGTATTACTGGTGTGACGTGTTCTACCCCAAAATGCTCCACGACGAGAGCGTTGTATTTTTCACACCAGAGGAGTATGCCAGAGAGATCAAGGAACGCTGGGAGGAGCTATGATTGTTGAGTCCTATCTGTACGAAAAGCTGAACGGAGAGGTGAGGTGCAACACCTGCTGGCATCGATGCAAGCTCAAAGAGGGAAAGTGGGGAATTTGCAGAACCAGAAAGAATGAAGATGGAGTTTTGAAAGTGTACAACTACGGGATGGCATCTTCAATAGCCCTCGATCCGATAGAGAAAAAGCCCCTGAACAATTTTAAGCCCGGAACCAAGGTGCTGTCTTTCGGAAGCGTTAGCTGCAACTTTAGATGCCTGCACTGTCAGAACTACGAAATCGCATTTGCAGACCTAAATTACACCTACATCAGGGAAATTGATCCCGGTGGAGTTCTAAGAATGTGCATGGACAGAAATGCGGACGGTGTAGCATGGACATACAACGAGCCTTCGATATGGCATGAGTTCGCTCTCGATAGCTCAAGACTTGTTAAGAACTCAGGATTTTTCGTCGTGTACGTAACAAACGGATATATGACTCCAGAGGCCGTAGATCAGTTTGAGGGGATTCTCGACGCTGCCAACGTCGATGTGAAGGCCTTCAGTGAAAGATTTTACAGAAAGGTTTGCAAGGCCAGTCTGGAAAACGTTATCAGAAGTGTTGAGTACATGCACAGAAAGGGAGTTTTTCTGGAGCTTACATACCTCATAATTCCGGGTGAGAACGACGACAGGGAGGAGATCAGGGAATTCGCAGAATGGGTTGTGTCAGTTGACGCAAGAATTCCCGTTCACTTTTCAAGATTCCATCCGGACTTCAGGATGATGGATAGGTCAGCAACACCGGTCGAGAAAATCGAAGAGGCAATAGGTATTGCGAAGAAAGCGGGTATTGAATACGTCTACGCAGGCAACGTTTGGGGTCATGAATACGAGAATACGTACTGCCCGAACTGCGGAGAACTTCTGATAGCACGGGAGGGTTTCTACGTTTACAACATAAATGTGGTAAAGGATCAACCACCGAGATGTCCAAATTGCGGTTACGAGCAAAACATCATTCTTTAAGGTGGTTTCTGATTATTTCGTCAACATTTTTTCTCACCGCAGAATAGTCATACGTGCATTCAACGATGTTTCCTGCCATCAGGCCGTTGAGGTTTCTCGGGTTGAATGGCTTTCTGCCACCGTACACGACTAGTGTGTCTGCCCTAAACTCCTCACCATCAACCTCAACCCTCTCAACTCTTTTTCTCCCGAACACCTCCGCAGGCTCTGTTGAATTCACGACCTCAACATCGTAGTCCATACTCACAAACTGCGAAGATGCAGTATCCACAACTTCACCTCCAGTCCTTGCAAGAACCAGCACCCTGCTCCCGATCCTGAATCCAAAGGCCAGCAACCTCAAAGCCGTTTCGAGGGTGTAAATACCGGCAACTCTTTTTCCATAAACTCTGCTTGCCGCCGGTGTTAGATCGGTAGCTCCAGTACAGATTACCGCCTTCGCATCACAGGTCTCA includes:
- the amrS gene encoding AmmeMemoRadiSam system radical SAM enzyme, producing MIVESYLYEKLNGEVRCNTCWHRCKLKEGKWGICRTRKNEDGVLKVYNYGMASSIALDPIEKKPLNNFKPGTKVLSFGSVSCNFRCLHCQNYEIAFADLNYTYIREIDPGGVLRMCMDRNADGVAWTYNEPSIWHEFALDSSRLVKNSGFFVVYVTNGYMTPEAVDQFEGILDAANVDVKAFSERFYRKVCKASLENVIRSVEYMHRKGVFLELTYLIIPGENDDREEIREFAEWVVSVDARIPVHFSRFHPDFRMMDRSATPVEKIEEAIGIAKKAGIEYVYAGNVWGHEYENTYCPNCGELLIAREGFYVYNINVVKDQPPRCPNCGYEQNIIL
- a CDS encoding NAD(P)/FAD-dependent oxidoreductase, coding for MEYAVVGAGYAGLRVARALTDMGFDAILYDAGVVGGELRIFEKLEEFKDQYGEFISEINELSEDLDVRKGCVLSTVPFKVLSARGVETCDAKAVICTGATDLTPAASRVYGKRVAGIYTLETALRLLAFGFRIGSRVLVLARTGGEVVDTASSQFVSMDYDVEVVNSTEPAEVFGRKRVERVEVDGEEFRADTLVVYGGRKPFNPRNLNGLMAGNIVECTYDYSAVRKNVDEIIRNHLKE